In Syngnathus scovelli strain Florida chromosome 10, RoL_Ssco_1.2, whole genome shotgun sequence, the following are encoded in one genomic region:
- the pfas gene encoding phosphoribosylformylglycinamidine synthase isoform X1 has protein sequence MAVVRFYGGEVKERSLQQGVKLYPQLSISTELCYNVELTGSDSLSAQYKEVLIWLFQPPLQAQTLSETPKLKEGDGATLVEIGPRLNFSTAWSTNAVSICQSAGLANVTRVELSRRFLIKPKDNGDTSNFQKDVKNLIVLLHDSMTECVYERPITSFAVDTRAQPVFEVDILSGGRAALEKANDQLGLAFDAWDLDLYTAMFQKIKRNPTSVECFDLAQSNSEHSRHWFFRGRVFIDGQEQEETLFRLIMDTQKHSNDNNVIKFCDNSSGIKGMELECFYPKDTSQASPYETRRSLRHVIFTAETHNFPTGVAPFSGATTGTGGRIRDVQSAGQGGHVIAGTAGYCFGNLHIPGYSLPWEQDGDKWEYPTSFAPPLQVAIEASNGASDYGNKFGEPVLSGFARSFGMRLPNGERREWIKPIMFSGGLGSIEDAHVKKEQPEKGMEVVKIGGPVYRIGVGGGAASSVQVQGDNSSDRDLGAVQRGDAEMEQKMNRALRACLERGGGGGGNPICSIHDQGAGGNGNVLKELSEPAGAVIYCSRFQKGDPTLSVLELWGAEYQESNALLLRPSDRAFLEKVCQREKCPVDFVGNITGDGKIVLVDDEGTVGNGRHPVDLQLEWVLGKMPQKEFRMERLSPVLQPLELPAGLTVRDALERVLRLPAVASKRYLTNKVDRSVTGLVAQQQCVGPLHTPLADVAVVALSPLGLQGAATAIGEQPIKALVSAAAGARMAVGEALTNLMFAQVTALKDVKCSGNWMWAAKLPGEGALLWDSCRAMCKVMGELGVAIDGGKDSLSMAARVGKETVKAPGALVISAYAVCPDISATVTPDLEDPDGKGVLLWVSLSPGQHRLGGSALAQCYAQLGNCSPDMDQPHLLAACFNITQSLISDGLLSAGHDISDGGLISCVLEMAFAGNRGVDVNVPSEGAPGVLEVLFSEELGLLLEVSEPDEESVRCRFLDAGVACHSIGRTSGFGPEALVTVRVDGEQVLREPLPVLRALWEETSFRLERLQADELCVQQEEEGLGRRTQPTFKVTFDPSEMPLCKQLGAVQPRVAVVREEGSNGDREMSASLYMAGFEVWDVTMQDLCSAAITLEPFKAVVFVGGFSYADVLGSAKGWAATVAYNAAAKAQFERFRQRADTLSLGICNGCQLLALLGWVGESQDGAASDVVLTHNKSGRFESRFVTVGIQASPSVWLSGMEGSALGVWVAHGEGLMQFRNSRVLDDITSGGLAPVRYLDDAGQPTEEYPLNPNGSPRGVAGLSSGDGRHLAMMPHPERCTLGWQWPWAPRSFRPQLQTSPWLRMFRNAAAWCSQKC, from the exons ATGGCTGTGGTGAGATTTTATGGTGGTGAGGTGAAGGAGCGGAGCCTTCAGCAGGGGGTCAAGCTCTACCCCCAGCTGTCCATCTCCACGGAGCTTTGCTACAACGTGGAGCTGACGG GAAGCGACAGTCTGAGTGCACAATACAAGGAGGTCCTCATCTGGTTGTTCCAACCGCCGCTACAGGCACAAACGCTCAGTGAGACGCCCAAACTAAAAGAGGGTGACGGGGCTACTCTGGTGGAGATTGGACCTAG GCTGAACTTCTCCACTGCGTGGTCCACCAATGCCGTCTCCATCTGCCAGAGCGCCGGCCTTGCCAACGTCACACGAGTAGAATTGTCACGGAGGTTCCTTATCAAG CCGAAGGACAATGGGGACACGAGCAACTTCCAGAAAGACGTGAAGAATCTGATCGTCCTCCTGCATGACAGCATGACGGAATGCGTCTACGAGCGTCCCATCACTTCCTTCGCCGTGGACACTCGAGCGCAGCCTGTGTTTGAGGTGGACATCCTGAGTGGCGGGCGAGCGGCGCTGGAGAAAGCCAATGACCAGCTGG GTCTGGCCTTCGACGCCTGGGATCTGGACTTGTACACGGCAATGTTCCAGAAGATCAAGCGGAACCCGACCAGCGTGGAGTGTTTCGACCTAGCCCAGTCCAACAGCGAGCACAGCCGCCACTGGTTCTTCCGAGGCCGCGTGTTCATCGACGGGCAGGAACAGGAGGAGACGCTCTTCCGTCTCATCATGGACACGCAGAAGCACAGCAACGACAACAATGTCATCAAGTTCTGCGACAACAGCAG tgGTATCAAAGGCATGGAGCTGGAGTGCTTCTACCCCAAAGATACTTCGCAAGCCAGTCCCTATGAAACACGCCGGTCACTTCGACATGTCATCTTCACTGCTGAGACGCACAACTTCCCAACAG GCGTGGCTCCATTTAGCGGCGCCACCACGGGAACCGGGGGCCGCATCCGAGACGTCCAGAGCGCCGGGCAGGGAGGTCACGTCATCGCCGGCACCGCCGGATACTGCTTTGGCAACTTGCACATACCAG GTTACTCGCTTCCCTGGGAGCAAGATGGCGACAAATGGGAGTACCCCACCAGCTTCGCCCCGCCGTTGCAGGTGGCCATCGAGGCCAGCAATGGCGCCTCGGACTACGGGAACAAGTTTGGAGAGCCGGTTCTGTCAG GATTCGCCCGATCCTTTGGTATGCGGCTGCCCAATGGGGAACGGCGAGAGTGGATTAAGCCCATCATGTTTAGCGGAGGACTCGGTTCCATTGAGGATGCACATGTCAAGAAAGAGCAGCCAGAGaaag GTATGGAAGTGGTGAAGATTGGGGGCCCGGTGTATCGGATTGGCGTGGGAGGAGGAGCGGCTTCCTCTGTTCAA GTGCAAGGCGACAACTCCAGCGATAGAGACTTGGGCGCCGTGCAGCGAGGAGATGCCGAGATGGAACAGAAGATGAATCGAGCGCTGAGGGCCTGCCTGGaacgaggcggcggcggcggcggcaacccCATCTGCAGCATTCATGACCAGGGAGCGGGAGGAAACG gaAATGTTCTGAAGGAGCTGAGCGAGCCTGCAGGTGCTGTCATCTACTGCAGCCGATTCCAG AAAGGCGACCCGACACTGAGTGTGCTGGAGTTGTGGGGAGCTGAGTATCAGGAGAGCAACGCCCTGCTGCTACGTCCATCAGACCGCGCCTTCTTGGAGAAGGTGTGCCAACGTGAGAAATGCCCTGTGGACTTTGTGGGGAACATCACCGGCGATGGCAAG ATTGTGTTGGTGGACGACGAGGGCACAGTCGGGAACGGGCGCCATCCTGTGGACCTGCAGCTGGAATGGGTGCTAGGCAAGATGCCCCAGAAGGAGTTCAGGATGGAGCGCTTGAGCCCTGTGCTTCAGCCGCTGGAGCTTCCTGCTGGGCTGACGGTCAGAGACGCCCTGGAGCGAGTTTTACGTTTGCCCGCTGTGGCCTCCAAACGCTACTTGACCAATAAG GTGGACAGGTCCGTGACGGGCTTGGTGGCCCAGCAACAGTGCGTGGGCCCCCTTCACACGCCGCTGGCAGATGTGGCCGTGGTGGCTCTGTCGCCGCTGGGCCTGCAGGGGGCGGCGACGGCCATTGGCGAGCAGCCCATCAAAGCGCtggtgagcgcggcggcgggagCTCGCATGGCGGTTGGCGAAGCGCTCACCAACTTGATGTTTGCCCAAGTCACTGCGCTAAAG GACGTGAAATGCAGCGGGAACTGGATGTGGGCCGCCAAGCTGCCCGGCGAGGGGGCGCTTCTTTGGGACTCGTGCCGAGCCATGTGCAAGGTGATGGGGGAGCTGGGCGTGGCCATCGACGGCGGCAAGGACTCGCTGAGTATGGCCGCGCGTGTTGGGAAGGAGACTGTCAAAGCTCCAG GAGCTCTGGTTATCTCGGCCTACGCCGTGTGTCCAGACATTAGTGCCACTGTCACGCCTGATCTTGAAGATCCAGATGGCAAAG GTGTGCTTCTGTGGGTTTCTCTCAGCCCGGGCCAGCACCGTCTGGGTGGTTCAGCTCTGGCTCAATGCTACGCTCAGCTTGGAAATTGTTCTCCTGATATGGACCAGCCACATCTCCTGGCTGCCTGCTTCAACATCACTCAGTCGCTAATAAGCG ATGGTCTGCTGAGCGCAGGACATGACATCAGCGACGGAGGCCTCATTTCCTGTGTACTGGAGATGGCGTTTGCTGGAAACCGAGGCGTGGACGTGAATGTGCCGTCAGAGGGAGCCCCGGGAG TCTTGGAGGTGCTCTTCAGCGAAGAACTGGGTCTTCTTCTGGAGGTGTCCGAGCCCGATGAAGAAAGCGTGCGCTGCAGATTCCTCGATGCCGGCGTTGCGTGTCACAGCATCGGCAGAACCAGCGGCTTCGGTCCCGAGGCCTTG GTGACGGTGCGCGTGGACGGAGAACAAGTGCTGAGGGAACCGTTGCCTGTCCTCCGAGCATTGTGGGAGGAGACCAGCTTCCGGCTGGAGCGCCTGCAGGCCGAcgagctctgcgttcaacaggAAGAGGAGGGGCTCGGCAGGAGGACACAGCCTACTTTTAAAGTGACCTTTGATCCATCTGAGATGCCTCTTTGCAAGCAGCTTG GAGCGGTGCAGCCTCGTGTGGCCGTGGTGAGGGAGGAAGGCAGCAACGGCGATCGAGAAATGTCAGCTTCTCTCTACATGGCGGGATTTGAG GTGTGGGACGTGACCATGCAGGACCTGTGCTCGGCCGCCATCACACTGGAGCCATTCAAGGCCGTCGTGTTTGTGGGAGGCTTCAGCTACGCAGACGTGCTGGGCTCGGCCAAAGGCTGGGCCGCCACCGTGGCCTATAACGCCGCCGCCAAAGCCCAGTTTGAACGCTTCCGGCAGAGGGCTGACACGCTGAGCCTGGGCATTTGCAACGGCTGCCAGCTGCTCGCTCTGCTGGGCTGGGTGGGAGAGAGCCAAGATGGCGCAG CGTCCGACGTGGTTCTGACCCACAACAAGTCGGGCAGATTCGAGTCTCGCTTTGTCACTGTGGGGATCCAGGCGTCACCGTCCGTGTGGCTTTCCGGCATGGAAGGCTCGGCTCTGGGTGTTTGGGTTGCTCACGGAGAAG GTTTGATGCAGTTTCGTAATTCCCGGGTTCTTGATGACATCACCTCGGGTGGCCTGGCCCCGGTCCGttacctggacgacgccggccaACCCACCGAAGAGTATCCCCTGAACCCTAACGGCTCGCCGCGAGGCGTGGCAGGCCTGAGCTCTGGGGACGGCAGGCACCTGGCTATGATGCCCCACCCGGAGCGATGCACGCTGGGCTGGCAGTGGCCGTGGGCACCCCGGAGCTTCAGACCACAACTCCAAACATCGCCATGGTTGCGCATGTTCCGTAATGCCGCCGCCTGGTGTAGCCAAAAATGCTGA
- the pfas gene encoding phosphoribosylformylglycinamidine synthase isoform X2 — protein MAVVRFYGGEVKERSLQQGVKLYPQLSISTELCYNVELTGSDSLSAQYKEVLIWLFQPPLQAQTLSETPKLKEGDGATLVEIGPRLNFSTAWSTNAVSICQSAGLANVTRVELSRRFLIKPKDNGDTSNFQKDVKNLIVLLHDSMTECVYERPITSFAVDTRAQPVFEVDILSGGRAALEKANDQLGLAFDAWDLDLYTAMFQKIKRNPTSVECFDLAQSNSEHSRHWFFRGRVFIDGQEQEETLFRLIMDTQKHSNDNNVIKFCDNSSGIKGMELECFYPKDTSQASPYETRRSLRHVIFTAETHNFPTGVAPFSGATTGTGGRIRDVQSAGQGGHVIAGTAGYCFGNLHIPGYSLPWEQDGDKWEYPTSFAPPLQVAIEASNGASDYGNKFGEPVLSGFARSFGMRLPNGERREWIKPIMFSGGLGSIEDAHVKKEQPEKGMEVVKIGGPVYRIGVGGGAASSVQVQGDNSSDRDLGAVQRGDAEMEQKMNRALRACLERGGGGGGNPICSIHDQGAGGNGNVLKELSEPAGAVIYCSRFQKGDPTLSVLELWGAEYQESNALLLRPSDRAFLEKVCQREKCPVDFVGNITGDGKIVLVDDEGTVGNGRHPVDLQLEWVLGKMPQKEFRMERLSPVLQPLELPAGLTVRDALERVLRLPAVASKRYLTNKVDRSVTGLVAQQQCVGPLHTPLADVAVVALSPLGLQGAATAIGEQPIKALVSAAAGARMAVGEALTNLMFAQVTALKDVKCSGNWMWAAKLPGEGALLWDSCRAMCKVMGELGVAIDGGKDSLSMAARVGKETVKAPGALVISAYAVCPDISATVTPDLEDPDGKGVLLWVSLSPGQHRLGGSALAQCYAQLGNCSPDMDQPHLLAACFNITQSLISDGLLSAGHDISDGGLISCVLEMAFAGNRGVDVNVPSEGAPGVLEVLFSEELGLLLEVSEPDEESVRCRFLDAGVACHSIGRTSGFGPEALVTVRVDGEQVLREPLPVLRALWEETSFRLERLQADELCVQQEEEGLGRRTQPTFKVTFDPSEMPLCKQLAVQPRVAVVREEGSNGDREMSASLYMAGFEVWDVTMQDLCSAAITLEPFKAVVFVGGFSYADVLGSAKGWAATVAYNAAAKAQFERFRQRADTLSLGICNGCQLLALLGWVGESQDGAASDVVLTHNKSGRFESRFVTVGIQASPSVWLSGMEGSALGVWVAHGEGLMQFRNSRVLDDITSGGLAPVRYLDDAGQPTEEYPLNPNGSPRGVAGLSSGDGRHLAMMPHPERCTLGWQWPWAPRSFRPQLQTSPWLRMFRNAAAWCSQKC, from the exons ATGGCTGTGGTGAGATTTTATGGTGGTGAGGTGAAGGAGCGGAGCCTTCAGCAGGGGGTCAAGCTCTACCCCCAGCTGTCCATCTCCACGGAGCTTTGCTACAACGTGGAGCTGACGG GAAGCGACAGTCTGAGTGCACAATACAAGGAGGTCCTCATCTGGTTGTTCCAACCGCCGCTACAGGCACAAACGCTCAGTGAGACGCCCAAACTAAAAGAGGGTGACGGGGCTACTCTGGTGGAGATTGGACCTAG GCTGAACTTCTCCACTGCGTGGTCCACCAATGCCGTCTCCATCTGCCAGAGCGCCGGCCTTGCCAACGTCACACGAGTAGAATTGTCACGGAGGTTCCTTATCAAG CCGAAGGACAATGGGGACACGAGCAACTTCCAGAAAGACGTGAAGAATCTGATCGTCCTCCTGCATGACAGCATGACGGAATGCGTCTACGAGCGTCCCATCACTTCCTTCGCCGTGGACACTCGAGCGCAGCCTGTGTTTGAGGTGGACATCCTGAGTGGCGGGCGAGCGGCGCTGGAGAAAGCCAATGACCAGCTGG GTCTGGCCTTCGACGCCTGGGATCTGGACTTGTACACGGCAATGTTCCAGAAGATCAAGCGGAACCCGACCAGCGTGGAGTGTTTCGACCTAGCCCAGTCCAACAGCGAGCACAGCCGCCACTGGTTCTTCCGAGGCCGCGTGTTCATCGACGGGCAGGAACAGGAGGAGACGCTCTTCCGTCTCATCATGGACACGCAGAAGCACAGCAACGACAACAATGTCATCAAGTTCTGCGACAACAGCAG tgGTATCAAAGGCATGGAGCTGGAGTGCTTCTACCCCAAAGATACTTCGCAAGCCAGTCCCTATGAAACACGCCGGTCACTTCGACATGTCATCTTCACTGCTGAGACGCACAACTTCCCAACAG GCGTGGCTCCATTTAGCGGCGCCACCACGGGAACCGGGGGCCGCATCCGAGACGTCCAGAGCGCCGGGCAGGGAGGTCACGTCATCGCCGGCACCGCCGGATACTGCTTTGGCAACTTGCACATACCAG GTTACTCGCTTCCCTGGGAGCAAGATGGCGACAAATGGGAGTACCCCACCAGCTTCGCCCCGCCGTTGCAGGTGGCCATCGAGGCCAGCAATGGCGCCTCGGACTACGGGAACAAGTTTGGAGAGCCGGTTCTGTCAG GATTCGCCCGATCCTTTGGTATGCGGCTGCCCAATGGGGAACGGCGAGAGTGGATTAAGCCCATCATGTTTAGCGGAGGACTCGGTTCCATTGAGGATGCACATGTCAAGAAAGAGCAGCCAGAGaaag GTATGGAAGTGGTGAAGATTGGGGGCCCGGTGTATCGGATTGGCGTGGGAGGAGGAGCGGCTTCCTCTGTTCAA GTGCAAGGCGACAACTCCAGCGATAGAGACTTGGGCGCCGTGCAGCGAGGAGATGCCGAGATGGAACAGAAGATGAATCGAGCGCTGAGGGCCTGCCTGGaacgaggcggcggcggcggcggcaacccCATCTGCAGCATTCATGACCAGGGAGCGGGAGGAAACG gaAATGTTCTGAAGGAGCTGAGCGAGCCTGCAGGTGCTGTCATCTACTGCAGCCGATTCCAG AAAGGCGACCCGACACTGAGTGTGCTGGAGTTGTGGGGAGCTGAGTATCAGGAGAGCAACGCCCTGCTGCTACGTCCATCAGACCGCGCCTTCTTGGAGAAGGTGTGCCAACGTGAGAAATGCCCTGTGGACTTTGTGGGGAACATCACCGGCGATGGCAAG ATTGTGTTGGTGGACGACGAGGGCACAGTCGGGAACGGGCGCCATCCTGTGGACCTGCAGCTGGAATGGGTGCTAGGCAAGATGCCCCAGAAGGAGTTCAGGATGGAGCGCTTGAGCCCTGTGCTTCAGCCGCTGGAGCTTCCTGCTGGGCTGACGGTCAGAGACGCCCTGGAGCGAGTTTTACGTTTGCCCGCTGTGGCCTCCAAACGCTACTTGACCAATAAG GTGGACAGGTCCGTGACGGGCTTGGTGGCCCAGCAACAGTGCGTGGGCCCCCTTCACACGCCGCTGGCAGATGTGGCCGTGGTGGCTCTGTCGCCGCTGGGCCTGCAGGGGGCGGCGACGGCCATTGGCGAGCAGCCCATCAAAGCGCtggtgagcgcggcggcgggagCTCGCATGGCGGTTGGCGAAGCGCTCACCAACTTGATGTTTGCCCAAGTCACTGCGCTAAAG GACGTGAAATGCAGCGGGAACTGGATGTGGGCCGCCAAGCTGCCCGGCGAGGGGGCGCTTCTTTGGGACTCGTGCCGAGCCATGTGCAAGGTGATGGGGGAGCTGGGCGTGGCCATCGACGGCGGCAAGGACTCGCTGAGTATGGCCGCGCGTGTTGGGAAGGAGACTGTCAAAGCTCCAG GAGCTCTGGTTATCTCGGCCTACGCCGTGTGTCCAGACATTAGTGCCACTGTCACGCCTGATCTTGAAGATCCAGATGGCAAAG GTGTGCTTCTGTGGGTTTCTCTCAGCCCGGGCCAGCACCGTCTGGGTGGTTCAGCTCTGGCTCAATGCTACGCTCAGCTTGGAAATTGTTCTCCTGATATGGACCAGCCACATCTCCTGGCTGCCTGCTTCAACATCACTCAGTCGCTAATAAGCG ATGGTCTGCTGAGCGCAGGACATGACATCAGCGACGGAGGCCTCATTTCCTGTGTACTGGAGATGGCGTTTGCTGGAAACCGAGGCGTGGACGTGAATGTGCCGTCAGAGGGAGCCCCGGGAG TCTTGGAGGTGCTCTTCAGCGAAGAACTGGGTCTTCTTCTGGAGGTGTCCGAGCCCGATGAAGAAAGCGTGCGCTGCAGATTCCTCGATGCCGGCGTTGCGTGTCACAGCATCGGCAGAACCAGCGGCTTCGGTCCCGAGGCCTTG GTGACGGTGCGCGTGGACGGAGAACAAGTGCTGAGGGAACCGTTGCCTGTCCTCCGAGCATTGTGGGAGGAGACCAGCTTCCGGCTGGAGCGCCTGCAGGCCGAcgagctctgcgttcaacaggAAGAGGAGGGGCTCGGCAGGAGGACACAGCCTACTTTTAAAGTGACCTTTGATCCATCTGAGATGCCTCTTTGCAAGCAGCTTG CGGTGCAGCCTCGTGTGGCCGTGGTGAGGGAGGAAGGCAGCAACGGCGATCGAGAAATGTCAGCTTCTCTCTACATGGCGGGATTTGAG GTGTGGGACGTGACCATGCAGGACCTGTGCTCGGCCGCCATCACACTGGAGCCATTCAAGGCCGTCGTGTTTGTGGGAGGCTTCAGCTACGCAGACGTGCTGGGCTCGGCCAAAGGCTGGGCCGCCACCGTGGCCTATAACGCCGCCGCCAAAGCCCAGTTTGAACGCTTCCGGCAGAGGGCTGACACGCTGAGCCTGGGCATTTGCAACGGCTGCCAGCTGCTCGCTCTGCTGGGCTGGGTGGGAGAGAGCCAAGATGGCGCAG CGTCCGACGTGGTTCTGACCCACAACAAGTCGGGCAGATTCGAGTCTCGCTTTGTCACTGTGGGGATCCAGGCGTCACCGTCCGTGTGGCTTTCCGGCATGGAAGGCTCGGCTCTGGGTGTTTGGGTTGCTCACGGAGAAG GTTTGATGCAGTTTCGTAATTCCCGGGTTCTTGATGACATCACCTCGGGTGGCCTGGCCCCGGTCCGttacctggacgacgccggccaACCCACCGAAGAGTATCCCCTGAACCCTAACGGCTCGCCGCGAGGCGTGGCAGGCCTGAGCTCTGGGGACGGCAGGCACCTGGCTATGATGCCCCACCCGGAGCGATGCACGCTGGGCTGGCAGTGGCCGTGGGCACCCCGGAGCTTCAGACCACAACTCCAAACATCGCCATGGTTGCGCATGTTCCGTAATGCCGCCGCCTGGTGTAGCCAAAAATGCTGA
- the si:dkey-183n20.15 gene encoding RING-HC_RNF170 domain-containing protein: MNISKISMIRWRQFPSQDPTGQGHPVQGQTPPSMVQECLQLCPPTSHRERHCPVCLQPASFPVQTNCGHLFCAPCLIAYWRHGTWLDAVNCPLCRQKVSVMCQLFNESRPDQQSKDVLSQISDYNKRYSGAPRRIRDYLSDAPVLLQLAFRSPGTSGGLVCLFFLRVAVCCAGAAVAAASPTGSPKAPLSLSGLLGLMDDLVVVVLLLLCILNVNHQMVPERGRSAGTRIVAS, translated from the exons ATGAACATCTCCAAGATCTCCATGATCAG ATGGCGCCAATTTCCTTCTCAAGATCCAACGGGTCAGGGTCACCCAGTCCAAGGCCAGACACCACCAAGCATG GTTCAGGAATGTCTGCAGTTGTGTCCACCGACAAGCCACCGAGAGCGACATTGTCCAGTGTGCCTTCAGCCGGCCAGCTTTCCCGTGCAGACCAACTGCGGACATCTATTCTGCG CTCCATGTTTGATCGCCTATTGGAGGCACGGGACGTGGTTAGATGCAGTCAACTGTCCCCTCTGTAGGCAAAAG GTTAGCGTCATGTGTCAGCTGTTTAACGAGAGCCGACCGGACCAGCAGTCCAAGGACGTTCTGAGCCAAATAAGCGACTACAACAAACGCTATTCTGGAGCGCCCAGACGG ATACGAGACTACCTGTCAGACGCGCCCGTCCTCCTGCAGCTGGCGTTCCGTAGTCCGGGCACCTCAGGTGGTTTGGTGTGTCTCTTCTTCTTGAGGGTGGCGGTGTGCTGCGCAGGCGCCGCCGTCGCCGCAGCCTCTCCAACGGGTTCCCCGAAAGCACCCCTGTCCCTAAGCGGCCTTTTGGGGCTGATGGACGacctggtggtggtggtcttGCTCCTTCTGTGCATCCTCAACGTCAATCATCAGATGGTGCCGGAGAGAGGGCGCTCCGCCGGCACCAGAATCGTGGCCAGCTAG
- the hook1 gene encoding protein Hook homolog 1, with product MDESKTVLVESLIIWLQTFNNSAPCTTVEDLTTGVTISQTLQKIDPSWFTDGWLARIKTDVEDNWRLKWNNLKKILQMVLEYYNEVLVQGLSDFPLPDVALVAEHSDPVELGRLLQLVLGCAVRCERRQEYIQNIMTLEESVQHVVMAAIQELLHRETMTPLGAELCGDLEQQLRKALEELSELSSEKEALAQRCQELDQQVAILQEEHNSLLAENDILTDRANQLDTFDDPNTPSGRKHSQLQQQLELVQEENFRLEAAKDDYRIHCEELEKQLVEVQHRNDELTGLAEESRSLKDELDVLRNCSDRVVMLEASVETYKRKLENLGDLKRQMKLLEENNTIYMQNTVSLEEELRKANAARAQLETYKRQVQELHRKLSDETRRADNQAFELKKLEEKHELVTKEKERIIMERDSLKELNEELRCTQAQQHQLSQAGILPSSSPSQDNLAAELIPIEHREKFIRLQHENRMLRVQQEEFEREKIASLQAQLEDAHKSHSQLDTENRLSRQRVSELQQQVEDLQKALQSQAVKPDDSNLKRKLDAHMVQLNEAQDEILKKKELLEDLQPENTQNSLKVDELMAALKKKDDDMRAMEERYKMYLEKARNVIQALDPKLNPATAEIQVLRNQLADRDKQILNLERQCEQARLREYEEKLIVSAWYNKSLNFQRLAIESRLSGRASPVLSPGQSFLSQQRQVSNAPRRALSVSVPSATSK from the exons ATGGACGAGAGCAAAACGGTTTTGGTTGAAAGCCTCATAATATGG CTGCAAACATTCAACAACTCTGCACCATGCACAACAGTAGAAGACCTGACCACCGGAGTCACCATATCACAGACTCTGCAGAAAAT AGATCCTTCATGGTTCACCGACGGATGGCTCGCTCGCATCAAAACAGACGTGGAAGACAACTGGAGGCTGAAG TGGAACAACCTGAAGAAGATCCTACAGATGGTGCTAGAGTATTACAACGAG GTCTTGGTCCAGGGGCTGTCTGACTTCCCCTTACCAGACGTGGCCCTGGTTGCTGAGCACTCGGACCCCGTGGAGCTGGGCAGGCTGCTGCAGCTCGTCCTGGGCTGTGCTGTCAGATGCGAACGCAGGCAAG AATATATCCAGAACATCATGACACTTGAGGAATCTGTGCAGCACGTCGTCATGGCGGCCATACAGGAG CTCCTACATAGAGAGACCATGACCCCCTTAGGAGCAGAGCTGTGTGGGGACCTGGAACAGCAG CTAAGAAAAGCTTTGGAGGAACTGTCAGAACTTTCCTCAGAGAAGGAAGCCCTCGCACAACGCTGCCAGGAGTTGGACCAGCAG GTGGCCATTCTCCAAGAGGAACATAACAGCCTGTTGGCCGAGAATGACATCCTGACCGACCGGGCCAATCAGTTGGACACGTTTGATGACCCCAACACGCCGTCAGGGAGGAAGCACagccagctacagcagcagctgGAATTGGTGCAGGAGGAGAACTTCAG GCTGGAGGCCGCCAAAGACGACTACAGGATCCACTGCGAGGAGCTGGAGAAGCAGCTGGTGGAGGTCCAGCACCGCAACGACGAGCTCACGGGCCTGGCGGAGGAGTCGCGATCGCTCAAAGACGAGCTGGACGTGCTGAG GAACTGTTCGGACCGGGTGGTGATGCTGGAGGCCTCGGTGGAGACGTACAAGCGAAAGCTGGAGAACCTGGGGGACCTGAAGAGGCAGATGAAACTTCTGGAGGAGAACAATACCATCTACATGCAGAACACCGTCAGCCTGGAGGAGGAACTGCGCAAGGCCAATGCCGCCCGGGCACAGCTGGAGACGTACAAGCGGCAG GTCCAAGAGCTCCACAGAAAGTTGTCGGATGAAACAAGGCGAGCGGACAATCAGGCCTTTGAATTGAAAAAGCTGGAGGAGAAACACGAGCTGGTGACCAAGGAGAAAGAG CGCATCATCATGGAGCGAGACTCTCTGAAGGAGCTCAACGAGGAGCTTCGATGCACCCAAGCCCAACAGCACCAGCTCTCCCAAGCAG GGATACTCCCTTCCTCGAGCCCCAGTCAAGACAACCTGGCAGCAGAATTGATCCCCATCGAGCACAG AGAGAAGTTCATCAGGCTTCAGCATGAAAACAGAATGCTGAGAGTGCAGCAGGAGGAATTTGAGAGGGAGAAGATCGCCTCCCTGCAGGCTCAGCTGGAAGACGCTCACAAGAGTCACAGCCAACTGGACACAGAGAACAG ATTGAGTCGCCAGCGGGTCAGCGAGCTGCAGCAGCAAGTTGAGGACCTCCAGAAGGCACTGCAGAGTCAGGCGGTCAAGCCCGATGAC TCAAACCTGAAGCGGAAACTGGATGCTCACAT GGTCCAGCTGAATGAGGCTCAAGATGAAATCCTGAAGAAGAAAGAGCTGCTGGAGGACTTGCAACCCGAGAACACTCAGAACT CGCTAAAGGTGGACGAGCTCATGGCTGCGCTGAAAAAGAAGGACGACGACATGAGGGCCATGGAGGAAAGGTACAAGATGTACCTGGAGAAAGCTCGCAAT GTGATCCAAGCTCTGGACCCTAAACTGAACCCGGCCACCGCTGAGATCCAGGTACTGAGAAACCAGCTGGCGGACAGAGACAAACAGATCCTCAACCTGGAG CGTCAGTGCGAGCAGGCCCGACTGCGTGAATATGAGGAGAAGCTGATAGTCTCCGCCTGGTACAACAAG AGTCTGAACTTTCAGAGGCTGGCCATCGAGTCACGCTTGAGCGGCCGCGCCAGCCCGGTGCTATCCCCCGGACAGTCCTTCTTGTCCCAACAGCGGCAAGTGTCCAACGCCCCTCGCCGGGCGCTCTCCGTCAGCGTGCCCAGCGCCACCTCAAAGTAG